In the genome of Telluria beijingensis, one region contains:
- the flgK gene encoding flagellar hook-associated protein FlgK, giving the protein MSSLLAIGKTGLYAAQAALATTGHNITNANVAGYSRQLVVQATNAALDTGVGFVGTGTQVAQIKRYSDGFLNTQVRNAQASASGLDSYYSQIKQIDNLLADSTSGLTPAMQGFFKGVQDMAANRASVPSRQAMLSSAESLATRLNGLDARLGEIREGVNSEIESSVTAINTYAKQIAKLNEQISTYASSPQRPPNDLLDQRDQLVLELNKYVKATVLPGDNDSMTVSIGNGQPLVVGQEAFQLATMQSPTDLTRLEVGYQVGNKVAVLPDGALPGGKLGGVLDFRSNTLDKAQNQLGKIALGLAFEFNRQHELGLDQNGKPGKAFFNEAPAVVGKSVNNSPLSTAEVAAKVTDPSKLQDSDYEVRYNEGRYSLVRLSDNAAVASATPGADGNATLEFGGVEFNFSGGARNGDVFLVRPTINGAADFKVLANDVSQIAAASPVLGGEKSTNTGTGKVSETRIDSDFLDTPPTLPITLTFNKGANGAPDTLTGFPPGETVYKVDAKGNKTPITGDVVFENGATYSAGGVSVTITGAPAGGDQFTISDNSSGVGDTRNIAALGDLQTKNIFNNGTATLQSSYAQMVSEVGNKTREVQVNASASNALLAQAQGAQADVSGVNLDEEATNLIKYQQAYQAASKVMQIAGTIFDSLLSIGR; this is encoded by the coding sequence ATGAGTAGTCTCCTCGCCATCGGCAAGACTGGCCTGTACGCAGCGCAGGCAGCCCTGGCCACGACCGGCCACAACATCACCAACGCCAATGTTGCCGGCTATAGCCGCCAGTTGGTGGTGCAGGCCACCAATGCCGCGCTCGATACCGGCGTCGGCTTCGTCGGCACCGGTACCCAGGTCGCGCAGATCAAGCGCTACAGCGACGGCTTCCTGAACACCCAGGTGCGCAATGCCCAGGCCAGCGCCAGCGGCCTGGATTCGTATTATTCGCAGATCAAGCAGATCGACAACCTGCTGGCCGACTCCACGTCCGGCCTGACGCCGGCGATGCAGGGCTTCTTCAAGGGCGTGCAGGACATGGCTGCCAACCGCGCCTCGGTGCCGTCGCGCCAGGCCATGCTGTCGAGCGCCGAATCGCTGGCCACGCGCCTGAACGGCCTGGACGCGCGCCTGGGCGAGATCCGCGAAGGCGTCAACTCGGAGATCGAATCGAGCGTCACCGCGATCAATACCTATGCCAAGCAGATCGCCAAGCTCAACGAGCAGATCAGCACCTATGCCTCGTCGCCGCAGCGTCCGCCGAACGACTTGCTGGACCAGCGCGACCAGCTGGTGCTGGAGCTGAACAAATACGTCAAGGCCACCGTGCTGCCGGGCGATAACGACAGCATGACGGTCTCGATCGGCAACGGCCAGCCGCTGGTGGTGGGCCAGGAGGCCTTCCAGCTGGCGACGATGCAGTCGCCGACCGACCTGACCCGCCTCGAAGTCGGTTACCAGGTCGGCAACAAGGTGGCGGTGCTGCCGGACGGCGCGCTGCCGGGCGGCAAGCTGGGCGGCGTGCTCGATTTCCGCAGCAATACCCTGGACAAGGCCCAGAACCAGCTCGGCAAGATCGCGCTCGGCCTGGCCTTCGAGTTCAACCGCCAGCACGAGCTGGGCCTGGACCAGAACGGCAAGCCGGGCAAGGCCTTCTTCAACGAAGCGCCGGCCGTGGTGGGCAAGAGCGTCAACAACTCGCCGCTGAGCACCGCCGAAGTCGCGGCCAAGGTCACCGACCCCAGCAAGCTGCAGGACAGCGACTACGAAGTGCGCTACAACGAAGGCCGCTACAGCCTGGTGCGCCTCTCGGACAACGCCGCGGTGGCCTCGGCCACGCCGGGCGCCGACGGCAACGCCACCCTGGAATTCGGCGGCGTCGAATTCAATTTCAGCGGTGGGGCCCGCAACGGCGACGTGTTCCTGGTGCGTCCGACCATCAATGGCGCGGCCGACTTCAAGGTGCTGGCCAACGACGTGTCGCAGATCGCGGCGGCCAGCCCGGTGCTGGGCGGCGAGAAGTCGACCAATACCGGCACCGGCAAGGTCAGCGAGACCAGGATCGACAGCGATTTCCTGGACACGCCGCCGACGCTGCCGATCACGCTCACCTTCAACAAGGGCGCCAACGGCGCGCCCGACACGCTGACCGGCTTCCCGCCCGGCGAGACCGTCTACAAGGTGGATGCCAAGGGCAACAAGACGCCGATCACGGGCGACGTGGTGTTCGAGAACGGCGCCACCTACAGCGCCGGCGGCGTCAGCGTGACGATCACCGGCGCGCCGGCCGGCGGCGACCAGTTCACGATCTCGGACAACAGCAGCGGCGTGGGCGACACCCGCAATATCGCGGCGCTCGGCGACCTGCAGACCAAGAACATCTTCAACAACGGCACCGCGACCCTGCAATCCTCGTACGCCCAGATGGTGAGCGAGGTCGGCAACAAGACGCGCGAAGTCCAGGTCAATGCCTCGGCCAGCAATGCCCTGCTGGCGCAGGCGCAAGGCGCGCAGGCCGACGTGTCCGGCGTCAACCTGGACGAGGAAGCCACCAACCTGATCAAGTACCAGCAGGCCTACCAGGCGGCCAGCAAGGTGATGCAGATCGCCGGCACCATCTTCGATTCGCTGCTGTCGATCGGCCGCTAA